TATTTCGCCGCCGAACGGCTGGTGACTCCAAAGCGAAATCGTGCTCGGGTCCACGTCCACTACGTCCGTGTGCGCACAAAGAAGAATCGGTTTTAAATTCGGATTCTTACCCTGCCATTCGTAAAAAAAGGAAAAGTTGCTTACCTTCGTTTTTTTAAGTTTCGCTTCTACGGATGGATAACTCTTCCGGATGTGTTCGTTTAACGATAGGAATTCACGCGAGTTTGCGTTCGTATCTTCGAGCGAAGAAACCGTTTTAAAGCGAACTCCCTCCGAAAGTCGTCGTAAGGCGGCTTCCATCGGTAGCTTTTCTTTAGGAACCGGATCGATCTTTTTTTGGAATGAGTTTGCCGAAAACGTCCGAAAGACCGTAAACAAAAGAACGAGAACGAAGAGGGATAACGCAAAAAATGAAAATTTTTTCATGGTCAGTGTTTAAATTCTTTTGTCTGTTTTTCCAGCGCTAATTTTCCGAGAAAAAGGGAAATTTGTTCGAAAAGAAGTTTGGACTGTTGTTCTTGAAACTCTTGAACGAGAAAATCCAAATCCTTTTTAAGATACAATTTACCCCGAGAAACGACCGCGTAGAGACTCGATGTTTTTGTCAAATCGTTCGTGGGATCTTCCTTAAAAATCAAAAGATCCGGCGAAGCGCCTTCCATGAGAGAAAAAGAAGATTCACTGCCGATGGACCGATTTGCGTCCACGGTGGCCATTTTCCAAACATCCATCGCGGGAATCCCCGCTTCTCGAAAGAGACGCATCTCTTGGTGCAAACTTGCGCCCGGAACCACAAAGGGTTGTTGTGCGTCCGAACCCAGATGAAGGGTCGCACCTGCTCGGTAAAGTTTTCGAAGTAAGGTTTTCTTTTTTGTAAGGGCGCCCTGAATGTGCTTCTTAAGATATTCTTTCCCGATTCCTCTGTATGCCGGAATTCCTATCTCAGGATTCCAAACGACTTCCCTATAAAATCGGGGCATCAAAGAAACTGCCGGATCCTTTTTGGCGGATTCGTAATCGGAAAAAAGCAAAAGTCTTTCTGAGGCGACTAACGTAGGCGTGTTGGCGATTCCGTGTTTGGTGGAATGGTGAACGATGTCGTTTAACAATTTTTCGTTTACTTCACCCCAGTCCGAACCTCGGTTTAGAACGCTGTCCTTTTCCAAGGTTTGAGGTCTTGGAATTCCGAAAAAATGCTGAACATCGGGAATATTCGATTCTTCGTAAGTCATTCCGTAGGGGACGTGGCCAATCACCGGTAAACCTTCTTTGTTTGCGGTTTCGACGATCGCGCGGATCATGGGAACGCTGAGATTCTCATATGATTTGATACAATCAGCGCCTTTCTTTTTGAGATCGTAAACGGCTCTCTTCGCTTCTTCCGGAGAATTTACGACGATCGAATTCTTCCATCTCGGAACTCCCGAAGTTATGAATGCGTCGCAGGATACGATCTTTGGTCCGAAGAATTTTTCCTCTTCGATCCCTTTCCTTGCGTAGGGGACGGCCGTTCCATCGATGTCCCCCGCGATCCGAATACTCGTCACTCCGTGCGAAAGGTAGAGAAGAGAGAAATACGGAATCAAATCCAGTAGATTGTGCGGAGGAAGGTGAGCGTGCATATCCACGATTCCAGGAGTGACGGTCATTCCGGCAAATTCCGCTTCGTTGTCCGGTTGATCTTTTCTAATTTTAAAGATCCGGTTGTTTCTAAATTCGAGACTGAGTTTTGAAACATTCTTACGATCCGGATCGAAAACACGAACCTGATCTAAAATGAAATCAGTTCTGGGATGTATCTCGATTACGGGGAAGGACAAGGACCTCCATAGAATCAGAAGAAGGCCTGCGACAATGCAGAGTAAGGCGATCAATATTTTTTGTTTCATAGTGTTTCCGAGGTAAAATAATAAATGAGCAACCCTCATTTATTCTGCCGACACAATGCTGAGGAATCCTCATTTTTTTGTCAAGAATGATTTGATTGAATGAAAAAAGGAAGAATACAGAGTGGCAGAATGGACGGAGAGTCAGATTTGCTTACGAGGGCCAACCCGGTCCAAAAAAGAGCTCGTGAAAAACAGGAATCGATTTTGAATTCCGCAAAGGAATTGATTCTAAAGGTAGGCCCGGATCGTTTTACGTTGCAGGAAATTGCGGACTATATAGGTTCTCCCATCGGGACGATCTATCGTTATTATTCCGGGAAACCGGCGATTTTAAGGGCAATCGCTCAAGCACATCTGGATGCCCTTCGTTCGGATCTTGAAACGGAGCTCGGTCAATACCGGGAAAAAAAAACGGACGAGATTCAATTTCAAAGAGTGATCAAAAAAATCCTGGAACTTTTCGAAAGGGCGTATTCGAGCGATCCCGTTTTTCAGATCGTATGGAGCGGCTCCCAGGCATATCCCGCTCTGAGAGAATTGGATCTGGAAGATACGAAGAAGAATGCGGAGATTATCGCCGATTCGATCGAATGTTTCGTTCCGAAGATGAAAAAACAGAGATTGATTGAGCTTTGTATTCTGATTTGTGATTCTATCGGGAGCGCGTTGCGACTAACGTCGATGATGGAAGAGAAAGAAAAAAGAGGGGTTCTTCTCCAATTGCGCGGAATGATAACGAACCACCTCTACATGGCCTATAAAAGTTTCGGAACGGAAAAATAAAATCTTCTATTTTGTTTCCAGTCTCGGTGTTTTAAGAAGAATGTTCAAACCTCCGATTATGGAACCGAAGATCAAACTCGCGACGATCAAAGGTATCAAGTGGGAATAGTTTCCAGGTATCACGACTAACGCGATAAACCAAGGAAGATTCATAATTTCCGTAAAAATCAGAACGCTCCAAAATTTCGAAAATCCGGTTTCTGTGAGAGTTACGATCGTCCCGCAGGAAAACCAGAATAGAATCGATTGTATTAAAACCCAAGTTCCTACGTTCGGATCCGCGAGTCCGACCAATAGACCTTCCATAATTCCCGCTACGATTCCGATTAAAACAGCGTTTCTCCAACGAAGCTGATTTTGGTTCATAAAAAAATCTCCTTTTCTCTTTATTGAGAAATCTT
The Leptospira stimsonii DNA segment above includes these coding regions:
- a CDS encoding amidohydrolase family protein; amino-acid sequence: MKQKILIALLCIVAGLLLILWRSLSFPVIEIHPRTDFILDQVRVFDPDRKNVSKLSLEFRNNRIFKIRKDQPDNEAEFAGMTVTPGIVDMHAHLPPHNLLDLIPYFSLLYLSHGVTSIRIAGDIDGTAVPYARKGIEEEKFFGPKIVSCDAFITSGVPRWKNSIVVNSPEEAKRAVYDLKKKGADCIKSYENLSVPMIRAIVETANKEGLPVIGHVPYGMTYEESNIPDVQHFFGIPRPQTLEKDSVLNRGSDWGEVNEKLLNDIVHHSTKHGIANTPTLVASERLLLFSDYESAKKDPAVSLMPRFYREVVWNPEIGIPAYRGIGKEYLKKHIQGALTKKKTLLRKLYRAGATLHLGSDAQQPFVVPGASLHQEMRLFREAGIPAMDVWKMATVDANRSIGSESSFSLMEGASPDLLIFKEDPTNDLTKTSSLYAVVSRGKLYLKKDLDFLVQEFQEQQSKLLFEQISLFLGKLALEKQTKEFKH
- a CDS encoding TetR/AcrR family transcriptional regulator, which translates into the protein MDGESDLLTRANPVQKRAREKQESILNSAKELILKVGPDRFTLQEIADYIGSPIGTIYRYYSGKPAILRAIAQAHLDALRSDLETELGQYREKKTDEIQFQRVIKKILELFERAYSSDPVFQIVWSGSQAYPALRELDLEDTKKNAEIIADSIECFVPKMKKQRLIELCILICDSIGSALRLTSMMEEKEKRGVLLQLRGMITNHLYMAYKSFGTEK